The following DNA comes from Mycolicibacterium lutetiense.
AGACCAAGTCCACCACCGGCACCTCGCTGGTCCGCGACAGCCTGGTGGCCAAGCCCGAGCGCAAGTCCACCGAGCGCAAGAAGTCTGCCGGTGAGAAGTTCGTCGAGAACGCCACGAAGAATCTGGAGAAGGCGTTCAAGGCAACGCCCAAGACCAAGGCGGGGGCGGACTCGCACGAGAAGGCCAAGGACGCCAAAGGCGATGCCGACTCCGGCGACAAGGACAAAGGCAAGAGCGCCGACAAGTAGCACCTGACTCATACGACGGCCCCCTCCAAAACGGAGGGGGCCGTTGTATTTTCGCGTGCATGGGCGGCCCTGTGAGTGACCTGTGAGTTCTCATGATGATGTGCCGAACGGCAAGTGAACAACATCGCCAGTACCTATCGCGCCTCCTCGCCGTACCTTATGTTCGCTGGCGGGCCAGCGGCAATGTCAGCCGATCGGCTCCAATTCAGCTGTGGCGCAAAGCCAATCACGAGAGGTTGCAGACATGGCAAAACATCGGAAGATGTCCGAGCGGTCGGTGCGGACGCGGACATTGGTTGGGGGCGTCATCGCGGGCGGCGCGTTGGCGGTGGCGTTGCCGACGGGATTGGCGTCCGCTGATTCCAGCGCATCGGGCAATGCGGTGGGTAGGCCTGCCTTCGACAACCCCGCACCGGTAGTCCGGGCCGCCCAGGCTGCCGGCGACAAGGTGTTCAACCAGACGCCCGGCGTCAACAAGACGCTCGACGACAGCCCACTGGGCGAGGTGTACCACACCAATTTCGGTACCGGGAACTACGCCGACCCGAGCAAGGGCGCCAACGGTGCGATCCAGGGCGAGCTGAACGTCAACGCCGGCAAGTACTACTACAACGAGACGCAGAAGTACTCGAATCAGTACCTCGGCAACAAGATCCTCGCGGACGAGAAGGACCTGCCGGGCACCCTGCCCAAGGCCATCGCCGGGAACGGACCCACCGCCAAGGTGTCCAGCGCTAAGCCATCCAACGCGAACAAGTCGCTGACCTGCGTCGCCGCCGCGAGCTGCAACCACTGATCGTTCGACATGGGGAAAGCGGGCGGGCCTTCGGGCCCGCCTGCTTTGTCTCAGTCGGTCTGGTTGCGGCGTTTCTTGCGCTTGACGCTCACGCTGCCCCATAGCGAGAAACCGCGGATGTGGACCCGCGGTGCCCCGGACGTGCCGGATCCGTCGACGCTGTGATCGAAGTTCCCCATCACGCCCATGCCGTCGACATCGACATTCACCTCCGGCGGCACCAGGATGGTCTGCCCACCGAAGATCGAATAGCTGCGGACATCGACGTCGGGTGCGGTGAAATCGGCATAGCGCAGATCGATCACGCCGCCACCGAAGAGCGCGAACGTCGTCAGCTTCTTGGGCACGTTCCACCGGCCGCGGCGCTCGAACCCGCTCATGATCGCCAGCAGCAGCGTCGAGGGGGCAGGGCGACATTGGCTTACCGAACAGTTCACGGCCCCCGGAAGGTCCCGGCTCAACCGGGCCAGATCGTCGTACGTCTGCGCCGCGTAAGCCTTTGCCAGCCGATCCTCGTATTCGGCCATCGGCAGCCGGCCCGCGGCCGCAGCATCAGTGAGCAGTTGCGCCACCTGAATGCGGTCGGTGTCGGCCGCGCGCATCGACTTGCCCTGAGGCGCTGAAGTGCTCATCGGTGTCGAGCCTACGACGATCGCTGTCACATGCAAGACCAGTGGCCTACCTGTGTTGCGACGGTTGCGGCAATGGACCCCACTCGGTGCCGACGATCTATCCGGCCGTACCCAAATAGTCCTGGAACGATGTGCCTTCGACCGCATTCTTCGGGGCCAGATTGGCCCCCGACCTGTAACCCGCGACGATGCGGCCGGGGATGGTGAATCTGACCACGCGACGCACGCCGTTGTGGGCTGATAGATACATCTGTCCCAATTCTGGGTGGCTGTGAACCGCGGGGCCGCCGATATCGGACACCCGCCCGGCGGGCTCGGAATCGATCAATGCGACCAGTCGAGTGGCCACATCCCGGGTGTCGATCGGCTGGAATCGGACGTCGCGTAGGGCCCATAAAACAGGGGAGAATCGCTGCGCCGAAAACGTCTTTTCGATTAGCTCGTGGAACTGCGTCGCGCGCAGGATCGTGTGCCCGACCCCGGACGTCTCGAGCGCCTCCTCGACCCGCAACTTGGTCTTGTAATAGGGCAGTGGGATGTCGTCGATGCCGACGATCGAGATATAGATGAGGTGCCCGACGCCCTTGCGTCGTGCCGCCGCGATCAGATTCCTGGCGGCTTTGACGTCCTTGCTGCCGGTGGCTTGCGTAGCGCAGTGGACGACGACGTCCACGCCGTCGAGCGTGGCGTCCAGGCCGTCGGGCGAGAGCAGGTCGGCTTGGTGCCAGTGCACGCCGGTGTAGCCGACCCGGTCCCGGCGGCTCAGTGCGCGGACCTGATGGCCGGCGTCGATCGCCTCCGGCACCACATGGTGGCCGAGAGTGCCGGTCGCCCCGGTGACGAGCACAGTGCGTGGCATGGTGGCCACGCTACCGACGCGTCCCCGGGGCCGTCAGCGATTACGCGGCTGCGTCGGCCGACTTCTCCTTCTTCTCGGCCTTGGCTTTCTTCGTCTTCTTCAGGCCCTTGCCGACGTCCTTGACGTCGTTGGCGGCATTGTCGACCGCGCCACGCACCTTGTCGACCGTCTCCTTGACCGACTTCTTGACGGGATCGCTCGCGTCGGCGGCATGGCGGGCCTTCGCTTTGGGCCGGGCGACCTTCACCGAGTCCTTCTCCACACCAAGACCCTTGAGGGTGTCCTTGACCGGGGTGGACGTGGCGCCAGTGTCCTTGGGTTCGGGTTGGTCGGTGTCGGTAGTCGTCGTGTCCGGGGCTTCAAGGCTGAGCGTCTGCAGCTGGCGGTCGCCCGATGGGATCGAGGTGATGGCCTGCTTGTTGGACTGCTTATTGGCGGTGGAGCCATTGACCTTGAGCATGTTGTCGATGGCCGTCTCGACCTGA
Coding sequences within:
- a CDS encoding DUF1707 SHOCT-like domain-containing protein, producing MSTSAPQGKSMRAADTDRIQVAQLLTDAAAAGRLPMAEYEDRLAKAYAAQTYDDLARLSRDLPGAVNCSVSQCRPAPSTLLLAIMSGFERRGRWNVPKKLTTFALFGGGVIDLRYADFTAPDVDVRSYSIFGGQTILVPPEVNVDVDGMGVMGNFDHSVDGSGTSGAPRVHIRGFSLWGSVSVKRKKRRNQTD
- a CDS encoding SDR family oxidoreductase, with amino-acid sequence MPRTVLVTGATGTLGHHVVPEAIDAGHQVRALSRRDRVGYTGVHWHQADLLSPDGLDATLDGVDVVVHCATQATGSKDVKAARNLIAAARRKGVGHLIYISIVGIDDIPLPYYKTKLRVEEALETSGVGHTILRATQFHELIEKTFSAQRFSPVLWALRDVRFQPIDTRDVATRLVALIDSEPAGRVSDIGGPAVHSHPELGQMYLSAHNGVRRVVRFTIPGRIVAGYRSGANLAPKNAVEGTSFQDYLGTAG